One Skermanella sp. TT6 genomic window, CCGGCGCCGCCTGGCAGCCGCCCGTGCCCGCCCGCAAGCCGGGCGGCGAAGGATTCGCCGCGGCGGTGGAGCGGGCGGGAGTTCCCCTGCCCGGCCGCAAGCCGGCGGACGTGCCGCCGGCTTCGGTGGCCGGCGGGCCCGTGGTCGACGCGATCCGGTCGGTCGCCGGGCTGTCCGGCCACAGCTTCGCCTCGCTGCTCTCCCAGGCGCAGCAGGAAAGCGGGCTGGACCCCAAGGCGCGCAACCGCAAGAGTTCGGCGACCGGTCCCTTCCAGTTCATCGAGCGCACCTGGCTCGACCTGGTGCGGCGCCACGGATCAGCGTTCGGCCTGGGAGAGGTCGCGAAGCAGATCAAGGTGGTCGACGGCGCGCCGACCGTCGGCGACGCCGCGGCGCGCCGGAAGATCCTGGCGCTTCGCGAGGACCCAAACCTGTCCGCCGGCATGGCCGCCCGGTACCTCGGCGAAGGCAAGGAGCGGCTTGGAAAGCTGCTCGGCCGGCCGGCCTCGACGATCGAGAGCCGAATCGCCTACATCATGGGCCCGAACGGGGCCGCCCGGCTGATCAACGCGGCCGAGAAGACGCCCGGCAAGCTGGCCCGGGACCTGCTGCCTTCCGCCGCGGCGGCCAACAGGAACCTGTTCCACGACCGCAGCGGCCACGCGCTCACCGCGTCGGACATGCTGAACCGGCTGACCCGCAGGATGCAGGCCGACGAGAAGCGATTCGCCGCGCTCGAGGACGCCCCCGACCCGCAGTCGGCGCCCGCGCACTCCAACGCGCTGCTGTTCGCGCAGATGCAGCAGGAGGGCTGGCCCGGCGAGCCGGAGGACGAGGCCGAGGAGAGCGATCCCCCGGTGCCGGTCCGGCGCCAGGGCTAGGGCTTTACCCGATCGGGTCGATCCGCCGGGGCTGCCGATCAGACGTGTTGCGCCATGGGCGCAACCTACGGTCGGCGGCCCCCATCACCGCCGCGATGCCGCCGGCCACGGTTTGCCTTGGCCCGGATTCCAGCCTTGAAATCGCAGGCCCGACCTGATCGGGCGGCCGCGGACGCATTACATCTACACGAGAAGCCATGCCGACGAGCGGCTTCACAGCAGCGGAACAACACGCCTCGATCATGCGCACGGGCTCGCCGCCCGCGGGGAACGGTCGCGCGCCGCGGGTGTTGCCCCGAGCGGCGGCCATATGCGCGAGGAGATGGACGCGATGAAGATCGATCCGAAACTTCGGGAAGATTTGGCTCAGAAGCTCTACGAGGAGAGCGATCGGACCGGCGTCGCCTGGGTGCGCCGGCCGGAGTCGGTGAAACACGCCTTCCGGGAAGCGGCGGAACGGAAGCTTCGCTCCCCTGCGGACGCCGGGCACGGGCACGGGCACGGGCACGGGCACGGGCACGGGCACGCGCAGGACCAGATCAGGCAGGATCGCGGGAAGCAGGCCGCCGGAACGGGCCGGCACGCCGGCGGGCCGCACCGGGGCAAGCCGGTGATGGAGCCTTGCACCCGGTGACGCCCGCCTCCCCGGGCGCCCCCGGGCAGGACCGCCTCGTCCTCGACACCAACGTGTTCGTGGCCGCCGGATTCAATCCGGCGAGCAATGCCGCGGCCGTGGTGGAGGCGGTCCGGGAGGGGCGGTACCGGTTCGCCTGGGCCGAGGCGACCCGGGGCGAGACGGAGGCGGTGATCCGCCGGATTCCCGGGCTGGACTGGGAGCGTTTCGCCTGTCTTTTCGCGGCGGCCGACGAACATCGCGGCCCGCTCGACGTTTCATCATTCTCCAGGGTGGAAGATCCGGGCGACCGCAAGTTCGCGGCGCTGGCCGCGGCGACGGGGGCGGTGCTGATCACCAGCGATGCGCACCTGCTGTCGTGCCGCGACGAACTCCCGGTCACGGTGTCGACGCCGCGGGAACTGGTCGGCGGATCGGCGCCCCGCAAACCGGGACCCGGAAACCGGGTGGAAGAGGAACCATGTCCTTCATAGATACACTTGTCAGCCACCTGGGAGAAATCGGCGTCGAATCGGACGACCTGCCGCTCCTGGTGCCGGCGGTCATCGCCGCGGGCGCGATGGTCGCCTTCGCCGACGGCACCGCCGAGGGCCGCGAACTGCGTGAAATCGATTCCGAGGCGCTGCGCTGCCTGATGGGCGACCAGGAGCGCGCCGACGATATCCACCGCGTGCTCGACCAGCACCTCTCCAATTTCGACCGCGACCGGACCTTCGGGCACGACCGCGCCCTGGGCGTGCTGGCCGATTTCGCGCCGGACGCGCCCGAGGAGCAGCGGGAACTGGTCCTGCGCTCGGCGCTTCAGGTTGGGGGAGCGGGTGCCGAGGGCGCGCTGAGTCCGGCGGAGCGGGATGCGGCCCGGGAAATCGCTCGGATACTGAGGCTGGACCCCGCCGCCCGGGGACTTTGATGCGGCCTCGGGACGCCGACACCGTGGCCGGTACGTCTACGCAAGCCGTCGGCCTTCGCCCCTTCGGCGAGGGCCGACCCGCGGTCGATGCTTCGAATGGCAGGGTTCTTCGGGAAACCTGGGCCCGGCGTCACCCCCGGGGGGCGACCACCATGCAGTCCTGGCCCTTCGATTCGAGCCTGGAGCAGGCCTGCTCGGCGGCGGCCTTGGTCATGCCCGTGAAACGGGCCTGGAACACGCCGGTACGGGATTTCAGGACGGTGCCCTGCGCGCCCTTGACGTGAGCCGGGATGACCTTCTCGGTCGTCGCAAGGCCGGTCTGGCCAGCCTTATGGCTCTTGTAGCTGCCGACCTGGATCGCCCAGGAGCCCGGCTTGGCCGCCGGGGCCGGCTTGGCCGCCGCCTTGGCGGTCGGCTTGGGGCTTTGGGCGACGGCCTTCTCGGCCCGCGGGGCATCGGCCTTGATCGTCGCCCGGACGGTCGGGACGACGGCCGCGACCGCCACGGTGGAGACGGACCGGCCGAGCGGCTTGACGCCGAAACCGTGGTCGAGCAGGGCCGCGACCCGGTTGTCACGTTCCCGCGAGCTGCTGCCGCCCAGGACGACCGCGATCAGCCGCCGGCCGTCGCGCACCGCCGTGGCGGCGAGGTTGAAGCCGGAGGCATTGACGAAACCGGTCTTGATCCCGTCCATGCCGTCGTAGCGGTTCATCAGGCGGTTGTGGCTGTGGACCACGGCGCCGTTGTAGGAGAAGCTGCTGCGGCTGAAATAGGGATAATGGCGCGAGTGCGTCTTGATCAGCGCCTGCGACAGCGTCGCGATGTCCCGCGCGGTCGTCTTCTGGCGGACGTTCGGCAGGCCCGAGGCGTTCAGGAACGTCGTGTTCCGCATGCCGATCATGCGCGCCTTCATCGTCATCATCTCGGCGAAGCCTTCCTCCGTGCCGCCGATCGCCTCGGCCAGCACCACGGCCGCGTCGTTGGCCGACCGGGTGACCAGGCCGAGGATCGCGTCCTCCACCCGGATCGACGTGCCGGCGACCAGCCCCAGCTTGGACGGGGACATATTCTGCGCGCGCCGGGACACGGGAATGAACTGGTCCAGGGCCAGTTCACCTTTGTCCAGGCTGTCGAACGCCAGGAACAGCGTCATCATCTTGGTCAGCGAGGCGGGCTGGGTCGGGAGGTCCGGGTTCTGGGCGTGCAGGACGACGCCGGTGGCCGGATCGATCAGAAGCTCCGCATAGGGCGGCGGGGCGGCTTCGGCCGAAAGCGGGAACAGCAGGGCGCAGACGATCGCTGCGACGAGGGAAATGCGCGAGGGCAAGTCAATGGAGCGGCGAAACATGATGGTTCCTGAAAAACACTGCCGCATCATGATTAGGCGCCATTGGTTAAAAAATTAAGAACTTCGTTTCATTCCTTTTCAGTGACTTGCGGTCCATCCCTATGACAAAGGTTAAGGTCGGGCCGCACGACGGTCGGAGCCGTCACGCCGGAAAGCCTGTCTGGAACGGGCGGATCGTCCTGAGGCAGGGCGGCTTCGGATCGTCGCCGGATCCTACCGCGGGGAGCCGATTCGGGCATTGGGGGGATACGGCTTGCCTCATTTCGGTTTCATTATAATCTCGGAACGTTAAACTTCCATCAAGTGGGCCGTCCGGCCGGGCGGCCCGGCTCAATCCGGGGGTACTCTGTTCGCCCGTTCTCCCCAGCAACCGCCCCCGCAACCGATGGTAGATACGAATTGCTGTGCAGTTCAGGAAAGAAGCAAGGGACCGAAGCCACCGCACCACCATCACGGGGCCGCCTCCGGCATGACGTATCCTCTCGTGCGAGACGCCGATGACTGAGAGTTCCGATCCGGCAACGGGCAAACGGTTTCGGATCATGATCGTCGAGGACGACGCCCTGGTCGCGCTGGGGATACGCTGCACCCTGGACGAACTCGGCTACGAGGTCTGCGGCGTGGCGGCGTCCGAGCCGGAAGCCCTGGCGCTGGCGGGCCGGACGCAACCGGAACTGGCGTTGATGGACATCCGGTTGCGCGGCCCGACTGACGGGATCGATACCGCGCGACGCCTGCGCGCCGAGTTCGGCATCCGGTCCGTCTATCTGTCGGCCTACACGGACCACCAGACCATGAGCCGAATCACCTCGACCTATCCCCTTGGCTTCGTCCAGAAACCCTATTCGGCCGTTCAGCTTCGCATGGCGCTGGACCTGGCGGTCCGGCGGCTCGGCAGCTGACCGGCGAGGAGCCCGGAAATGCCCTCCGGCGACGGGGAGGGCCGGACTGTGAGGAGGATGGAGCATGACCGAGCCGCTGAGCCTCGACCCGGGCCGGCTGACCCTGCCCCTTCTGCGGCGGATCGCCCGGGACGCCGGAGTGCCGGCGGTGCTGGCGGACGGCTGGAGGGACGAGGCGGAGGCGGCGGCGGCGACGGTTTCCGACGTGATCGCCCGCGGCGACGCCGCCTACGGCATCAATACCGGATTCGGGCTGCTGGCGCGCAAGCGCATCCCGCCGGAGAGCCTGCGCGAGCTTCAGACCCGGCTCGTGCTCTCCCATGCGGCCGGGACCGGCCCGGCGCTGCCGGCCGAGGTGACGCGCCTGATCCTGGTGCTGAAGGCCGCGAGCCTCGCCCGGGGCCGGTCCGGCGTCCGTCCCCTGGTCATCGAGACCCTGCTGGCGCTGGCCAATCGCGGCGTGCTTCCCGTGATCCCGGCCAAGGGATCGGTCGGCGCCTCCGGCGATCTGGCGCCGCTGGCGCACATGGCCGCCGTCCTGACCGGCATCGGCGAGGCGATGACCGGCGACGGGATCGTTCCGGCCGCGCAAGCGCTTGCCGCGGCCGGGATCGAGCCGCTGGTGCTGGAGGCCAAGGAGGGCCTGGCGCTGCTCAACGGGACCCAGGTGTCGACCGCGCTGGCGCTGGTCGGCCTGTTCGCCGCCGAGGATTGTTTCGCCGCCGCACTGGTCGCGGGCGCGCTGTCGGTCGATGCCGCCCGGGGCAGCGACGTGCCGTTCGACCCGAGGATCCACGCATTGCGCGGGCAGCCCGGCCAGATCGAGGTCGCCCGCGTGCTGCGCCGGCTGCTCTCCGGCAGCGCGATCCGTCAGTCCCACCTGACGGGGGACGAGCGGGTCCAGGATCCCTACTCGCTGCGCTGCCAGCCCCAGGTCATGGGCGCCTGCCTGGACCATCTCCGCTTCGCGGCCCAGGTGCTGGAGCGGGAGGCGAACGCCGTGACCGACAACCCGCTGGTCTTCCCGGACAGCGGCGACATCCTGTCCGGCGGCAATTTCCACGCCGAGCCGGTCGCCATGGCGGCCGACGTGCTGGCGCTGGCGATCGCCGAGACCGGAGCCCTGTCGGAGCGGCGGACGGCCCTGCTGATGGACACCACCCTGAGCGGCCTGCCGCCCTTCCTGGTAGCGGAAGGAGGGCTCAATTCCGGCTTCATGATCGCCCAGGTGACCGCGGCGGCCCTGGCGTCGGAGAACAAGCAGCTGGCGCATCCGGCCAGCGTCGACAGCCTGCCGACCTCGGCCAACCAGGAGGACCATGTCAGCATGGCGACCCACGGGGCGCGCCGGCTGGGCGAGATGGCCTCCAACACGGCGGGCATCGTGGCGATCGAGCTGCTGGCCGCGTGCCAGGGCGTGGACTTCCACCGCCCGCTGGAGACCTCCCCGGCGCTGGCCGGCGCGCTGGCGATCGTCCGGGACCGCGTGCCGTTCTACGACCGCGACCGCTACTTCGCCCCGGACATCGCCGCCGCGGCGGGGACGGTCACGGAAGGGCTGTGGCACGCCTTCATGGACCAAGGGCTGCTGCCGGGAGCCCCGGGGCCGGGAACCCTGTGAACAGGCGCTCCGGTCGCCTATAATCATACAAAACCAAGACCGCATGCACCGGGGAGGCAGACAAAAGATGCGCGGACTCATGATGGACAAGCCGCTGCTGATTTCTTCGCTGATCGACTACGCGGAGGAATATCACGGCACGACGGAGATCGTTTCGCGCACGGTCGAAGGACCGATCCATACCTATACCTATGCCGAGGCGGCCAAGCGCGCGCGTCAGCTGGCCAACGCCCTGATCGCGCTGGGGGTCGGGCCGGGCGACCGGATCGGCACGGTGGCCTGGAACGGATACCGGCATTTCGAGATCTATTACGCCACCTCCGGCATGGGGGCGATCTGCCACACGATCAATCCGCGCCTGTTCCCGCCGCAGATCTCCTACATCATCAACCACGCCGAAGATTCCTACCTGTTCGTGGACCTCACCTTCGTGCCGCTCCTGGAAGGGATCGCGGAGCAGCTGACGGGCGTGAAGGGCATCGTGGTGATGACCGACCGGGACCATATGCCCGAGTCGAAGCTGCCGAACCTGCTCTGCTACGAGACCCTGGTCCGCAGCCATTCCGACCAGTACGAGTGGCCCCGGCTCGACGAGTGGACCGCCTCGTCGCTCTGCTACACGTCGGGCACGACGGGCAATCCCAAGGGCGTGCTCTACAGCCACCGCTCGACGGTGCTGCACAGCTACGCGGTGGCGCTGCCCGACGCGCTCGACCTGTCGTCGCGCGACGCGGTGATGCCGGTCGTGCCGATGTTCCACGTCAACGCCTGGGGGCTGCCCTACGCCTGCCCCATGACGGGCGCCAAGCTGGTGTTCCCCGGCGCGAAGATGGACGGCGCCAGCCTGCACGAGCTGATGGAGCTGGGCAGCGTGACGGTCAGCGCCGGCGTGCCGACGATCTGGGCCGGGCTGATCCGCTACATGCAGGAGAACGGCAAGACGTTCAGCACGCTGAAGCGGACGATCGTCGGCGGGTCGGCGGCGCCGCGCGCCATGATCGAGACCTTCCAGGACGAGTTCGGGGTCGAGCTGCTGCATGCCTGGGGCATGACCGAGACCTCGCCGATCGGCTCCGTCTCGCGGCTGAAGCCCGGCATGGAGAACCGTTCCGAGGACGAAAGGATGGCGGTCCGGGCCAAGCAGGGCCGTCCGTTGTTCGGCATCCGCATGAAGATCGCCGACGACGAGGGCAAGCCCCTGCCCCATGACGGCGTGGCCTTCGGCCACCTGAAGGTGACGGGGCCGTGGGTCTGCGCCCGCTACTTCAAGGAGACGACCCCGTCGTCCCATGACGACGAGGGCTGGTTCTCGACCGGCGACGTCGCCACCATCGACGCCGACGGCTTCATGCAGATCACCGACCGCAGCAAGGACGTGATCAAGTCGGGCGGCGAGTGGATCAGCTCGATCGACCTGGAGAACACGGCGGTCGCCCACCCGGACGTGGTCGAGGCGGCGGCGATCGGCATCGCCCATCCGAAGTGGGACGAACGCCCGCTGCTGGTGGTGATCGCCCGGCCGGGCAGCGGCCTGACGCGGGAGAGCCTTCTGGCGTTCTTCGAGGGCAAGATCGCCAAATGGTGGCTGCCGGACGACATCGTCTTCGTCGAGGAGCTTCCCCACACCGCGACCGGCAAGCTCCTGAAGACCCGGCTGCGCGAGCAGTTCAAGGACTATCGCCTGCCCACCGCCGCGGAGTGAGGTGGCGGCGGAGGCGGCGGAGATGGTATTGGGGCGTCCCGCACCTACATGGGTGGGGACGCCCAGCCCCATCCGCCTCCCCCTGGAGATCATGAAGGCCGACCTCGACGCGCCGTCCGCCGCAAGCGATGCCGGGACCGCCCCCGCCGACACGGGAGCCGAGGCATTCCGGCACGCGCCGGCCAACCCGGTGGTGCGCCATGGCCTGATGGCGTTCGGGTTCGTCATGGTCGGCCTCGGAGCCCTCGGCGTCCTCCTGCCGGTGGTGCCGACGACGCCGTTCCTGATCGTCGCCGCCTGGGCCTTTTCCCGGAGTTCCGAGCGGTTCCACCGCTGGCTCTACGGCCATCCCCGGCTGGGTCCGCCGCTGGTCGCGTGGAACAGGCACGGCGTGATCCCGGTGACCGGCAAGGTGCTTTCGGTCATAGGAATGTATGGCAGCCTTGTCCTGGTAGTCCTTTACGTCGCGACCGACTGGGTCCTTCCGGCCGTCCATTTCATCGTCATAACCGCCGTCGCCGCCTATATCCTGACGCGGCCGAGTCGGGTCCCGGACTGACCGGCGGGCCGGTCCCTCATGCCTGGCCGGCGGGCCGGCCCCTCATGCCTGACCGGCCAGCCAGTCGAGCAGCGCCTCGCAATCCTTCAGGTCGGCGCGCTGGACCTCCCGAAGGTCCGCCAGGACGCCGCACAGCTCGTCGCTCGCGACGCGCGGCAGGGTCGCGTCGAACCGGGAAACGACCCAGGCCATGCCGCCGTTGAGCAAGGCCAGGCGCTCGGCCACCGCCTCCAACCCGAGGACCTCGTCGTGGAAGCTGCTGGTGACGCCGGACGGGGTCTCGCCGAGCTGGGTGACGATACGGGTCAGGACGCCGCAGAACCGCGCCTGATCGCGCTGGACCGACGCCAGAAGGTCGATCGCCTCCTGCTGCTCGAACTCGGCCAGGAGCGCCGTCAGCGCCTTGGCGCTGGCCCGACCGACCTCCAGCATGGCGTTCAGGAGGGACGCCAGCTCGGCCTCCGGGATCGGGTCCACGATCTGCGCCCGGCCGGAATAGGCCGGATCGATCTCCGAGGCGTAGCAGGGCGGCGAAGCACAGCTTGCCGGTTCAAGGTCGGACATGCCCAATACTCCTTCGGCCGGATTATAGTCCATCCGTACCGCGCCTGGAAGTCCGGCCCAAAAATGTCCCGAACGTTGACAGGAATAATCGAGTCGAGACGGTGTTCATAATCGAGTCGATTGGTTGGGCTTTATTCAGCCGATCGATGACTATCCTGCAAATCTTTCGGAAAATCGAAGGGAGTCGCTCGGATGCGAAACAAACTTTGGCTGGTGCTGGCACCGATGATGATGTTGGGGCTTGCCGCCTGCGGCGAGGATACCGCGTCGACCGATGAGCCCGCGACCCCGCCCGCCGCCGAAGCACCGGGTGCCGCGGGCGGCACGACCACGCCTCCGCCGGCGACCGGCACGGGCACCCAGTAAGTAACCCGGGAACAATCCCTCAGGTGCCGCCCTCCCCGGGCGGCACCGGCCGGGGCCGGCGATCCTCGCCGATCGCCACATAGGTGAAGACGCCCTCCGTCACCTTCGTCGCGATCCGCCCCTGCCCCCGGCGGATCCAGGTGTCGACCTTGACCGCCATGGACGTCCGTCCGATCCGCTGGACCGTGCAGTAGCAGCTCACCTCGTCGCCGATCAGCACCGGCTGGTGGAACTTCATCGCCTCGATGCCGACGGTCGCCACCCGGCCGCCCGCGCGCCGGGCCGCCACCATGCCGCCGGCGACGTCCATCTGGGCCAGCAGCCATCCGCCGAAGATGTCGCCGTTGGGGTTGGCGTCGGCCGGCATCGCGATGGTGCGCAGCGCCGGGCCATGGCTGAAATCGGGGCTGAAATCGGGTTCCTGATCGGCCATCGCGGCTTCCTCTTGAGTCGGGGGACGAATCCGAATACCAAATCTTGTAGTCGATCCATGATGCGGCGCCGCATTCGCTTGCGGAAGCAGTGATCTAATTCCTATAATACGGCCATGAGCGATCTATTCCAGAACACCGCGCGCAAGGAAGACAGCTATTCCGCCCAGGATATCGAGGTCCTGGAGGGGCTCGAACCGGTGCGCCGCCGCCCCGGCATGTATATCGGCGGCACCGACGAACGGGCCTTGCACCACCTCGTGGCCGAGATCCTCGACAACGCCATGGACGAGGCCGTGGCCGGCCATGCCAGCCGCATCGACCTGGAGCTGGCGGCTGACGCGACCGTCACGATCCGCGACAACGGCCGCGGCATCCCGATCGACGAGCATCCCAAATACCCGGGCAAGTCCGCGCTCGAGGTGATCATGACGACGCTGCACTCCGGCGGCAAGTTCAGCGGCAAGGCCTACGCGACCTCGGGCGGCCTGCACGGCGTGGGCCTGTCGGTCGTCAACGCCCTGTCCGACCGGCTGACGGTGGAGATCGCGCGCGACCGCCAGCTGTTCACGCAGAGCTACAGCCGCGGCCTCGCCGTGGGCGACCTGGTGAGCCTGGGCGCCGTCCACAACCGGCGCGGCACGACCATCAAGTTCCACCCGGACGCGCTGATCTTCGGCGAGGGCGCCGCCTTCAAGCCGGAACGGCTGTACCGGATGGCGCGGTCGAAGGCCTATCTCTACAAGGGCGTCGAGATCCGCTGGGCCTGCGATCCGGAACTGCTGGGTCCCGACGCGGTGACCCCGGCGGCGGAGACGCTGCACTTCCCCGGCGGCCTGAACGACTACCTGACCGCCGCGCTGAAGGAGCGCAAGGCCCTGACCCCCGCCCCGTTCGCGGGCGAGGTGCCGTTCCCCGGCGACGCCGGGCGGGCCGAATGGGCGATCGCCTGGCCGGAGGACGAGGAAGGTTTCATCCATTCCTACTGCAACACGGTGCCGACACCCCAGGGCGGCAGCCACGAGATGGGGCTCCGCGCCGCCCTGACACGCGGACTGAAATCCTTCGGCGAGCTGGTGGGCAACAAGCGGGCGGGCCAGGTCACCGCGGACGACGTTTTCGGCGGGGCGACCATCCTGCTGTCGGTGTTCATCCGCGACCCGTCGTTCCAGGGCCAGACCAAGGAGAAGCTGGCGACCGCCGAGGCGGCGCGCCTGGTCGAGCTGGCGGTCAAGGACCACTTCGACCACTGGCTGTCGGCCGATCCCGCCGCCAGCAACCTGCTGCTGGACCACCTGATCGAGAAGGCGGAGGAGCGGCAGCGCAAGCGGCAGGCCAAGGAGATGTCGCGCAAGACCGCGACCCGCAAGCTCCGCCTGCCGGGCAAGCTGGCCGATTGCAGCCGCAACACGCCGGACGGCACGGAAATCTTCCTGGTGGAGGGCGACTCGGCGGGCGGCTCGGCCAAGCAGGCGCGGATCCGCGAGACCCAGGCGATCCTGCCGCTGCGCGGCAAGATCCTGAACGTGGCGAGCGCCAGCGCCGACAAGATGCGGGCCAACCAGGAGCTGAGCGACCTGATCCAGGCGCTGGGCTGCGGCGTGGGCCGCGACTTCTCGTCGGACAAGCTCCGGTACGAGCGCGTCATCATCA contains:
- a CDS encoding putative toxin-antitoxin system toxin component, PIN family, encoding MTPASPGAPGQDRLVLDTNVFVAAGFNPASNAAAVVEAVREGRYRFAWAEATRGETEAVIRRIPGLDWERFACLFAAADEHRGPLDVSSFSRVEDPGDRKFAALAAATGAVLITSDAHLLSCRDELPVTVSTPRELVGGSAPRKPGPGNRVEEEPCPS
- the parE gene encoding DNA topoisomerase IV subunit B, giving the protein MSDLFQNTARKEDSYSAQDIEVLEGLEPVRRRPGMYIGGTDERALHHLVAEILDNAMDEAVAGHASRIDLELAADATVTIRDNGRGIPIDEHPKYPGKSALEVIMTTLHSGGKFSGKAYATSGGLHGVGLSVVNALSDRLTVEIARDRQLFTQSYSRGLAVGDLVSLGAVHNRRGTTIKFHPDALIFGEGAAFKPERLYRMARSKAYLYKGVEIRWACDPELLGPDAVTPAAETLHFPGGLNDYLTAALKERKALTPAPFAGEVPFPGDAGRAEWAIAWPEDEEGFIHSYCNTVPTPQGGSHEMGLRAALTRGLKSFGELVGNKRAGQVTADDVFGGATILLSVFIRDPSFQGQTKEKLATAEAARLVELAVKDHFDHWLSADPAASNLLLDHLIEKAEERQRKRQAKEMSRKTATRKLRLPGKLADCSRNTPDGTEIFLVEGDSAGGSAKQARIRETQAILPLRGKILNVASASADKMRANQELSDLIQALGCGVGRDFSSDKLRYERVIIMTDADVDGAHIASLLMTFFYREMPGLIQNGHLYLALPPLYRVTHGGKSVYARDDAHKDQLVKTVFAGKKVELSRFKGLGEMQPAQLKETTMDPGKRTLLRVVVPDTHDPEMRGQVEETKSLVESLMGRKPELRFQYIQENARFVQDIDV
- a CDS encoding YbaN family protein, encoding MKADLDAPSAASDAGTAPADTGAEAFRHAPANPVVRHGLMAFGFVMVGLGALGVLLPVVPTTPFLIVAAWAFSRSSERFHRWLYGHPRLGPPLVAWNRHGVIPVTGKVLSVIGMYGSLVLVVLYVATDWVLPAVHFIVITAVAAYILTRPSRVPD
- a CDS encoding acyl-CoA thioesterase, whose translation is MADQEPDFSPDFSHGPALRTIAMPADANPNGDIFGGWLLAQMDVAGGMVAARRAGGRVATVGIEAMKFHQPVLIGDEVSCYCTVQRIGRTSMAVKVDTWIRRGQGRIATKVTEGVFTYVAIGEDRRPRPVPPGEGGT
- a CDS encoding TerB family tellurite resistance protein, which codes for MSFIDTLVSHLGEIGVESDDLPLLVPAVIAAGAMVAFADGTAEGRELREIDSEALRCLMGDQERADDIHRVLDQHLSNFDRDRTFGHDRALGVLADFAPDAPEEQRELVLRSALQVGGAGAEGALSPAERDAAREIARILRLDPAARGL
- a CDS encoding D-alanyl-D-alanine carboxypeptidase family protein produces the protein MFRRSIDLPSRISLVAAIVCALLFPLSAEAAPPPYAELLIDPATGVVLHAQNPDLPTQPASLTKMMTLFLAFDSLDKGELALDQFIPVSRRAQNMSPSKLGLVAGTSIRVEDAILGLVTRSANDAAVVLAEAIGGTEEGFAEMMTMKARMIGMRNTTFLNASGLPNVRQKTTARDIATLSQALIKTHSRHYPYFSRSSFSYNGAVVHSHNRLMNRYDGMDGIKTGFVNASGFNLAATAVRDGRRLIAVVLGGSSSRERDNRVAALLDHGFGVKPLGRSVSTVAVAAVVPTVRATIKADAPRAEKAVAQSPKPTAKAAAKPAPAAKPGSWAIQVGSYKSHKAGQTGLATTEKVIPAHVKGAQGTVLKSRTGVFQARFTGMTKAAAEQACSRLESKGQDCMVVAPRG
- a CDS encoding DUF6306 domain-containing protein; translated protein: MSDLEPASCASPPCYASEIDPAYSGRAQIVDPIPEAELASLLNAMLEVGRASAKALTALLAEFEQQEAIDLLASVQRDQARFCGVLTRIVTQLGETPSGVTSSFHDEVLGLEAVAERLALLNGGMAWVVSRFDATLPRVASDELCGVLADLREVQRADLKDCEALLDWLAGQA
- a CDS encoding lytic transglycosylase domain-containing protein, with amino-acid sequence MAVDQRLPPVPGKKPSVPGAAWQPPVPARKPGGEGFAAAVERAGVPLPGRKPADVPPASVAGGPVVDAIRSVAGLSGHSFASLLSQAQQESGLDPKARNRKSSATGPFQFIERTWLDLVRRHGSAFGLGEVAKQIKVVDGAPTVGDAAARRKILALREDPNLSAGMAARYLGEGKERLGKLLGRPASTIESRIAYIMGPNGAARLINAAEKTPGKLARDLLPSAAAANRNLFHDRSGHALTASDMLNRLTRRMQADEKRFAALEDAPDPQSAPAHSNALLFAQMQQEGWPGEPEDEAEESDPPVPVRRQG
- a CDS encoding response regulator is translated as MTESSDPATGKRFRIMIVEDDALVALGIRCTLDELGYEVCGVAASEPEALALAGRTQPELALMDIRLRGPTDGIDTARRLRAEFGIRSVYLSAYTDHQTMSRITSTYPLGFVQKPYSAVQLRMALDLAVRRLGS
- a CDS encoding 3-(methylthio)propionyl-CoA ligase codes for the protein MRGLMMDKPLLISSLIDYAEEYHGTTEIVSRTVEGPIHTYTYAEAAKRARQLANALIALGVGPGDRIGTVAWNGYRHFEIYYATSGMGAICHTINPRLFPPQISYIINHAEDSYLFVDLTFVPLLEGIAEQLTGVKGIVVMTDRDHMPESKLPNLLCYETLVRSHSDQYEWPRLDEWTASSLCYTSGTTGNPKGVLYSHRSTVLHSYAVALPDALDLSSRDAVMPVVPMFHVNAWGLPYACPMTGAKLVFPGAKMDGASLHELMELGSVTVSAGVPTIWAGLIRYMQENGKTFSTLKRTIVGGSAAPRAMIETFQDEFGVELLHAWGMTETSPIGSVSRLKPGMENRSEDERMAVRAKQGRPLFGIRMKIADDEGKPLPHDGVAFGHLKVTGPWVCARYFKETTPSSHDDEGWFSTGDVATIDADGFMQITDRSKDVIKSGGEWISSIDLENTAVAHPDVVEAAAIGIAHPKWDERPLLVVIARPGSGLTRESLLAFFEGKIAKWWLPDDIVFVEELPHTATGKLLKTRLREQFKDYRLPTAAE
- the hutH gene encoding histidine ammonia-lyase → MTEPLSLDPGRLTLPLLRRIARDAGVPAVLADGWRDEAEAAAATVSDVIARGDAAYGINTGFGLLARKRIPPESLRELQTRLVLSHAAGTGPALPAEVTRLILVLKAASLARGRSGVRPLVIETLLALANRGVLPVIPAKGSVGASGDLAPLAHMAAVLTGIGEAMTGDGIVPAAQALAAAGIEPLVLEAKEGLALLNGTQVSTALALVGLFAAEDCFAAALVAGALSVDAARGSDVPFDPRIHALRGQPGQIEVARVLRRLLSGSAIRQSHLTGDERVQDPYSLRCQPQVMGACLDHLRFAAQVLEREANAVTDNPLVFPDSGDILSGGNFHAEPVAMAADVLALAIAETGALSERRTALLMDTTLSGLPPFLVAEGGLNSGFMIAQVTAAALASENKQLAHPASVDSLPTSANQEDHVSMATHGARRLGEMASNTAGIVAIELLAACQGVDFHRPLETSPALAGALAIVRDRVPFYDRDRYFAPDIAAAAGTVTEGLWHAFMDQGLLPGAPGPGTL